The Manihot esculenta cultivar AM560-2 chromosome 8, M.esculenta_v8, whole genome shotgun sequence genomic interval aagagaagatgaagaagaagaagaagcagaaggagatcgggaaggagaagaagaagaggaagaggaaggagagagaatgagtattttagtctttttaattaaaattaacggtgattcaactgaaaatctaacgggatggactaatggcatagtttttaaaaattacagtgactaaattaaaggttttttaaaacagagggacgaaatgttgcatttcactaaatcagagagactaaattacagtttaccctaTATCTATATATGGAGagaaatttttttagttataatttaataactaaCTGTACTTAAATAATTTGCTAAAAAATGtactataataaataattaaaaaagctaatatttttacatttaatgACCGCCGTTCCTTTTATATTTGGATCAAAACCAGACTCTAATGAGAAAAATAGGTCCAAAACTCACCAAGCCCTTATTGAAGTGAACTAATTCAAATTACGCGTCTCAGCCCATGGGCTGAAAATCAGATCGATCTATTAGACCTCGTACGCGAACCCTTCCGAAGGAAGTCCAACCTGGTGATTTAAGAGCATGTCCAGTCATTTCACAATACTGTATACATGCGCGCCGGGAGAATTAAATAACCGTCTATAGGTGACACTTTAATAGAAATACGGTTAGACGTCACTaatggagaaaagaaaaaaggataaaaggaaataaatatttttcttcccATCTAAATTTACATAATTACTGTAAAcctattttctgaatctcattcatataataaaaaaatatagtgctatttattattgttgattatgaatcaaacaggtttgatttattttatatattattgcaACATCACCAAAAGGAAAATAACCATGTAGAAAATATTATgggataaaatataattaataacaaGTATATATGAATTTAGGTCATGGCCTCTTGTAGAATTCGAAAATGGAGAAGCAGTAAGCAGAGCAAATGAGTTTGATTGCTGCAAATCCAGCCCTTCTGGCTAAACTCTCCAACTCTTTCTCAGTCCTCTCCTTTCCTCCTGAGGTGGCATTGATCATGGTCATGTCTAATTTAAACACATTTCTGGATCTAACATCTGTTTCTACAAATTCTGGAATCACAGCTTCCACCACTATCACTTTTCCAGTTTCTGGCAGTGCATCGTAGCAGTTTTTCAGTATTTTCGTGCATCGATCATCGTCCCAATCGTGAAGTATCCACTAAtattaatcaagaaaaaaaaattaaatttgataaattaattgattAGATAATTAAGACAGAAAACAGAATACTCACCTTCAGGAAAATTACTTCTCCTTTTGGAATATTCACAAACATGTCTCCTCCAACATGCTCTACTCCTAAGCAATTAGTACAACTTCAAAATTGGTAAGTAtttataaatagtaaattttcctTACAGAAAAGATGATAGCTTGGTACCTGGGCAAGGTGGTGCATCTTGAACAACATGAGGCAAATCAAAGTTAATGCCTTGAATTTGAGGATACTTGGAGACTATTAAACGAAGATTAGCCCCAAGGCCACCACCCACATCAAGCAGCTGATGGAGGCCCTCAAATCCTTTGTATTTCTCAAGTAATTTTGTCATGACCATCATGGTATTGTGGTACATGGCCTCattgaaaagagttttattcCTCCCCACAAACTCGAATAAACCCATtccattttccttttcaaatgGGGAGACTCCTTCCAACACTGCCTCCTTTAGATGATCCCAGCAAGTATATATTCCGCCAATAATATTACAATGAATAAAATAGACATTCGAgaataaaaaggaaattaattaaaaggGAAGAAATTTAACCAAGCAGCAATAAAAGGTCTGGACAGGGACATGAGAGTGTAAGGAGCAAGAGAACTTTCATCACGGTCCCTTGTTAAGAACTTGCAAACAGGAGCCAGACCATATAAATTCTGAACATGTCCTTGTTCGTCGGTGACAGTAGAACAAGTGAGGATTGAGTAACTAGCCAGAAGCCGCAGCATCTTATCCACAATGCTTGGAGCATCTGGGTTCTTTGTCGGAAGACGAGATGCCAACTCGGAAGCAGACGACTGAGCACCTTCACCCTTTTCTGCCATTATTTCTAGCAAGTCAAGCTCCATAGTTGTCTTCAACACCATTGGAAGTATTGAAATTTTAGCCAGTTGCATCGCAAACAACccatcttcttctccatctaTTGAAGATTTCTCTAGCTTTTCGAGAATgttcatcttctttttcttatattttgcTGTGAAACGAGCACTTGCTTACATTGTATATATAATCATTTTAGCAGCCAGAGGGAGCTGAGAGATGCTACAGCCTCCTAACTTGGCGGAAATTTTTAATTGcatttaatagaattttattaatttaatatttaatgtggAAATtgtcataattttaattaatatattatttatttaaatattttattttaaataaaattaaaaattaaagaagtaGAATTTcagatctctcaaatttattaagATACACACCAAATTAAATTTGTGACTGCATTTATTTGAAtatgtttaaaataaattttattttttattttttaaattcatatatattttaataaaaattcagtTATTTAATTATGAACTAGTTTGAGGGCAAATAAAGGGCTTGCCAACCTTTCTACTTTGACGTCTAATTTGGTTAGGCATACATAATCACAAGTAAAATGTAATCTGCTCCTCTGCTCAATCTATTACCTGAACGATCATATCACAATCATATTAAACTGTAAATTTGCAATTATATCAATTTGCAATTATATCAAATTGCAATTTGGCACGAGAAAAgtagaattaaatattattaaatttaaattttatttatttattaaataaatttaataaataaatctaaaaattaaggttaaatttgatataaatgaatgaattcgatataatttttattaagcttaacatttaaaaaaaatacaaataagtTGATTTATTTACGATGCCCTCATATTTGTCCGCACCTGCGCATGTGGAAAAATGCGCAAACAGTGGCAATTTCACTATCTACCCCAAAAGTCACGTTCTACAGTATCCCAAGTTTATTACTCCCTAATGACGATGACGAGGCTTTTTCTGCAATGAATTTCCAATAGTGATATCCCGTTTTTTTTTGGTGATTTAATCCCTAAATATTACCATTTTTAATAAGtcagttcttatatttttagaaatctattaaaacgttttatattttttttccgtcaacgaaacaGTTATTCCGTtctattttccgttaaaattagataaaagaggagagaaaaaatttttaaaatctaattttaccctcaaataaaaccatttatttagtccttatatattataattattaacaagttagtccttacattttcaaaaatttattaaaatatttttacctttttttcatatctattaaaacatctttattatttttttccattaataaaatagttcatatcttttttcacatatattaaaacattcttatcatttatttaagtcaacgaaatagtccctcctcatcgtttctttctgtcaacgaaatcgtccctccctatatttttagaaatatattaaaacgtccttattatttctttttgtcaacgaaatagtccctttctttttgtcaacgaaatagtccatttctttttgtcaacgaaatagtccctatcttttttcagatctattaaaatatccttattgtttctttttatcaacaaaatagtgcctatattttctttcatcttcctcctcctcctcctgaagaagaagaagaactcctgaagaagaagaagaagaaacattAATATGattatcataaattaaatttatgccCCTATGGAAGATGGAAAATGGAAAACGGGTAAACTTTaactgtttatttttttaaaataaactttattttaaaaaatttatatatatctaatattttaataaaaattcagttattttaatttaactacTTTGAAGACAAACAAAGGTCTTGTCATTTGTCAATCTTCCCATTTGGATGTCTAACTGAGCAGTCGCTAGTAAAAAGTAGTTCGCTCCTTTGCTCAACTTGTTACTTGACCAATCAAATCACACTTGTACATTTTGTTTAATCAAATGTTTCAAATTGCAATTGATCTCAGCCCTTAGATCCAAACTGTTGGCAACCAGCAAAGCAGAATAGAGACTCATATCTAGCTATGAGAgtcaaattgaattttaaaatatttaaatttaattttataaaaaaaaattaattataaatgaaattaaactttatttattttgaatttgaattcaatattaataaatttagatttaatttatttagtaaataaattaaaataaattaaattttttatcaaactgaattttaaataatttataagtaattcaatttaattataattttaataaattttattttaaaattttaaaattattaaattaaaattatataattttaattaaataaatatatatagcaTGCGAAAATCATAAGCGAATAAATTCTAGAATCTTAATAAGCCCTACAAGCGCTAGTTATAGTAATTGAATTCCGATTGAGtctaaacattttatgaaaatttatatagaCTTAAACTCGAACTCATATATTAAAAgttaaactcaattttcttaggcattgagttttatttatttaataaaatttaataaatcaatttataagtgttcataaatttaaaaataaattaaatattataaatttaaatttaatttatttattaaataaatttaaaaattaaatatttataaataatttgattcacTTAAGTCACGTAGGATATTTATCTACGTTTGAGCATGGAAAAGAAATTGCATTGTTCAATCGACAGGTTTTGTTTATTTTAGGAAATTAAGCGTGCCAAATATGCAAATATGGTAAGGCTAGTGGTGGTAAAGTGGCACATCACGTGTTAACTTATTCTATTTATTCAtttctaaattatataataagagagaaatatattaaatgttaatttttaatttaaatttacttttaaatcatcattaaaaaaattaaataaaagtatcACTTGtcgttaatttatataaattacgttctatttaatttaatattttaataataattaaaaaaattcaaacctaaaaaataaaattaatattttttactcaTATTGTATAATTCATCAATAAATTTGGCAGTTTACCAAATTTATTTTGCATATAATCCAAGCTATCTTGAGTAGCTTTTTCTTCAATGAATTTTTAACTGTaatatctaattaaaaaaatttaattttttatatcttgtagaattaaaaattttataagaatttaatttaattaattttttttaataattatttttatttaaaactaaaaaatttaattttttaattttaaaaatttatatttataaaaataaaagcctcacataattttataattatttaaatttttttacaaaataaattatactaaaCCAGAATATAATCACACTTATTTGTTGTATGTGTTATTAGTTATTACTTTCATGGCTAAAAAAACCTGTTTTAGAGCCCTTAGATTAAAAGTGAAAGCAGAAaagaaacgaaaaaaaaaataaatttgttctaatttaattttcaccCTTCGTTTGTTAGTCTTTTAATAATATGTAAGGGCACATCTTCACCTTTGGATTAAATTGTACAATTTAATCTCAGccctttaatttttctttttaattttcagcCATTAAATCTAGGATTTTAAAACCCTAAATAAACTTCTAAATTCTACAAGGGAGGAGATTTTAAGGGGACCAATCTGAAAATATCCAGGTCTGCCACTATTTTCGCCAAAACGACATTTCTCTCTCCCAAAACGACTCCTATCCCTGCCGTTTCACCTACTTTCACCCAAACACCGACACAATCTCACAATGTCTTCTCCACTTTCCTCACCCACCCCCTAATCTTTACCGTTTCATCCTGTACCGAGACCAACCCGAACCATCCTCACCTGCTTGCTCCCTCACTGAACCACGATAGCCTCCTCCTGCGCCAACACCCCCTTCACCTTCATTCATCGACACCCCTAGACAGGCTCCTCACTGTTTCGTCCCTCGACAGACCGAAAACACACAGGAGACCTCGCGTGCACACCACTAATTCCCTTGTAACCCATTTTCAGCTTCCGCAGACCGATCGAAGTAGCAACGACGCACTTGGAATCAGAAAGGCTCAGACCCATCGAGTACCTCATCAGCTGAAGCAGCGTCCTCCTCCATCGCGTCGGGACCGCGACTCCATTCCAGAGGCAGAAACCCGCTTTATCGGCTTCACTACCGCTGTCTTGCACGAAAGACAGGTATTcaaaagtctcaaggattcctctttttttttattattattatttttatataaaaacaatATCATTCCTTTTGCATCTTCAGTGAATTTTCTGCCCTTTGCGACAGGTGCTACTTGCCATGAGGAAACATATTGATTAAGACCAAAGTAACCTAGGTTGTATCTGTATTATATTGTTATTTAGCCAAGAATAATTGTAAAGAGGTTTATATCCTTATTACTGGATCCTCTGCTCAAGGACATGTAGTTATGTGGAAATAGTTTCTTATTTTTTGGTTAATTATGGATTTTAATGCATACACAAAGACATAGCAGCTTATCTGTTAATGTAACTCTGATTAGAACCATGAATAAGCATTTTATCCTTTCTTTTATGGGTTTGAATATCTGTGATTGTGGAATGGCTTTATTCTGTCACAGAAAAAATGGCTGATGAGAAATCACGCCGAGAACAGCGAAAAGAAGCTCGGCAAGCAAAGGCTCAGCAAAAACATCAATCTTGGATGAAACACCAGGTATATGAGGATATgtctttgcttctttttttaaaaaaaaaaaacaattttttatactatttttatcCTTTTTCTATATATTGCGAcgtataatgaattttatttaatgttCACAGAAATCACAAAAACGTAAGGGTGCTCAACAAGCTAAGAGAATGTTTGGGGGTGCAAGTTCAAAATATGTGAACGGGTCAAAAAGTTCTTTTAGTGAAAATTTtagagaaggagaaagaagacaAGAGGATACTAATCCTGAGAGGAATCAGAATCTAGAGAAAATGAATGTGGGAATGAAAACGGAAGTTAAATCAGAGTCATTGAGACATAATTGTCCCACTACTTCCAAGAAAGAAAGGAAGGgtttaaagaaaaatttgaaaacaAAGTTTGAGGAGTTTATTGAAATGGATATGAAAAATGCTGACATGTTGGCTCAGGAGGATCTAGGAATGGAAAGAAGACTTACCAAGAAACTCAAGGTGAAAGATGGAAAATTGAGGGGGATGGATGATGAAATCAATTTGTTATTAGAGGGGATTCCATCTATGCTTGAATCATTTGATGAAGTCCTACTTGGTAAAGAGTTTCCTGTTGAGAGACTTAAGAAAGGAACTTGTGGTAAGAAACGAAAGAAGCAACAGTCAGATGTGTTTTCAGGTGATGATATAGCTGCTGATTTTATGGGTGTGGTTTCTGAGCCAGAGGAAATATCTGATGTGGAGATGGAACTGGAAGAAACTGCTGTTGAAACAACTTCAAATAAGAAAGACAGCAAGAGAAAGAAGTCAAAGAAAAATCAAGGCAGCATTGTAGCAGGAGAAACAATTAATGTTGAGTTAGCTGGTGACATTATGGATGGAGTTTCAGAGCTAGAGCAAAATTCTGGTGCCGAGGTGGGTCAGGAAGAACATGCAATCAAGAGTTCTTCACTTAAGAAATGCAGAAAGAGGAAGAAGTCTAAGGAAAATGAAGAAGGTGACAAAGTAGGAGACACAATTAATTGTGTATATAAACGTTCAGAAGCACATGAGGCGTTACAGGAAACTCCTACCACTGTACCTGCTCTAAGGAGTAATGTGAAATATGTAGCTCCTCACTTGAGGTCTCGCATAGGGAATGAGTCCGAGGAGCATACTCAAATCCATAGACGCGTTCGTGGTATGAGATTTAATTTTTGCTTAAAACTTTGGCATTTTATATTGTTAAATTGCAAACTTCTTTTCTAATTTCCAATAACTTCCAGGTCTTCTCAATAGGCTGTCTGAATCTAATGTGGAATCAGTTACTGGGGAAATGGCTACCATCTTTCGTGTATGCTATCTTTCTTTTTATGGTTTATTTCTTTTTGGCATACATTTCTATATTATGTTTGGAATAACACTGTTAACTAAGAAACCTATGCCAATAAATACTGCTCGGTGGCAGTTCTGGAGCATGtgtaaaaattaatatgaatacTGTTTGGGTCAAGTAGAAGATAGACATCTTATCTTACCATTTTTAGTACCTTAGAAATTTATGAGAAACAATTATGTAGTGGTTTATTAATGGCTATTTTAACTCTTTGATTCTATTCATTCTCAGTCTGTTAGTCGCAATGTCAGTTCTCAAATTATCAGTGATGAGGTGTTGGCAGCTTGTTCTGGTGGTCCTCGTGGCAATGAACAGTGAGTTAACCTTTGTAATTTTACATTTGTATCTTCTGGTCGCTCATGATTAAGCTCATGTTTAATTTAACTAGAAGTTTTATTATCATGTATGTGTTATTGATGAGTTGTTAAATTTACTTGCTTGTCTATGTTGATCCATTACCATTATGTGCTCTGTGCATTAATATGTTCTCTAAACTTATTtggtttctttatttttttctgtCATATAATTGATTGGAGGtgattagagagagagagagagagagagaatgaaaggACTTGAAAAATTGGACACTCCTGTGAAAAATGTCCTTGATCAATAATTCTGTAGATTTGTCCCAAGTATTAGTATGCAAATGTGTTCCCAATCTCTGCATTGACTTCCCACTCTgtctattaatttattattattttctggtTTGTATTGGTGGGGAGTTCTCTTTCTCTGCCCTTTATagcatcaataattttattgtattgTTCGTATTCTGTTCAATGTATGACCGATGTAATGTGTGTGCAATTTTTGAAGGTATGCTGCTACTTTTGCTGCTTTTGTTGCGGGCATGACTTGTTCAATTGGAATGGACTTCAGCGCAAAGCTTATGGCTTCATTTGCCAG includes:
- the LOC110620573 gene encoding caffeic acid 3-O-methyltransferase 1 isoform X2, translated to MNILEKLEKSSIDGEEDGLFAMQLAKISILPMVLKTTMELDLLEIMAEKGEGAQSSASELASRLPTKNPDAPSIVDKMLRLLASYSILTCSTVTDEQGHVQNLYGLAPVCKFLTRDRDESSLAPYTLMSLSRPFIAAWDHLKEAVLEGVSPFEKENGMGLFEFVGRNKTLFNEAMYHNTMMVMTKLLEKYKGFEGLHQLLDVGGGLGANLRLIVSKYPQIQGINFDLPHVVQDAPPCPEHVGGDMFVNIPKGEVIFLKWILHDWDDDRCTKILKNCYDALPETGKVIVVEAVIPEFVETDVRSRNVFKLDMTMINATSGGKERTEKELESLARRAGFAAIKLICSAYCFSIFEFYKRP
- the LOC110620573 gene encoding caffeic acid 3-O-methyltransferase isoform X1, with product MNILEKLEKSSIDGEEDGLFAMQLAKISILPMVLKTTMELDLLEIMAEKGEGAQSSASELASRLPTKNPDAPSIVDKMLRLLASYSILTCSTVTDEQGHVQNLYGLAPVCKFLTRDRDESSLAPYTLMSLSRPFIAAWDHLKEAVLEGVSPFEKENGMGLFEFVGRNKTLFNEAMYHNTMMVMTKLLEKYKGFEGLHQLLDVGGGLGANLRLIVSKYPQIQGINFDLPHVVQDAPPCPGVEHVGGDMFVNIPKGEVIFLKWILHDWDDDRCTKILKNCYDALPETGKVIVVEAVIPEFVETDVRSRNVFKLDMTMINATSGGKERTEKELESLARRAGFAAIKLICSAYCFSIFEFYKRP
- the LOC110620871 gene encoding nucleolar MIF4G domain-containing protein 1 → MADEKSRREQRKEARQAKAQQKHQSWMKHQKSQKRKGAQQAKRMFGGASSKYVNGSKSSFSENFREGERRQEDTNPERNQNLEKMNVGMKTEVKSESLRHNCPTTSKKERKGLKKNLKTKFEEFIEMDMKNADMLAQEDLGMERRLTKKLKVKDGKLRGMDDEINLLLEGIPSMLESFDEVLLGKEFPVERLKKGTCGKKRKKQQSDVFSGDDIAADFMGVVSEPEEISDVEMELEETAVETTSNKKDSKRKKSKKNQGSIVAGETINVELAGDIMDGVSELEQNSGAEVGQEEHAIKSSSLKKCRKRKKSKENEEGDKVGDTINCVYKRSEAHEALQETPTTVPALRSNVKYVAPHLRSRIGNESEEHTQIHRRVRGLLNRLSESNVESVTGEMATIFRSVSRNVSSQIISDEVLAACSGGPRGNEQYAATFAAFVAGMTCSIGMDFSAKLMASFARRFEDEYLKEDNLSLRNLTLLLSYLCTFGICSSDLIYDFLIMLSKRLTEIDVSTILTVLQCCGMKIRGDDPTAMKNFIQSVQSRVNELKSSSGEDQAKMIGKRMEFMLETICDIKNNKKRPKDDSAQHTRIKKWLQKLGVQEILLRGLKWSKLLDPDKKGQWWLSGDMAATVDDAEVVANTIDKEVLEAQKMLQLAASQRMNTDARKAIFCILMSGEDYIDAFEKILRLDLPGKQDREIVRVLVECCLQEKVFNKYYTILASKLCGQDKNHKYTLQYCLWDQFKELESMPLLRSMHLAKFVAEMIASFTLSLSVLKSVELSDAGQLTSKRIMHFRMLFEALFEYPDSVIWNSFTRVAIDPELETLRNGIEFFVREHVVKSNNAFAKKFKVAKKALNNMEGVLM